In Gemmatimonadota bacterium, the genomic stretch TCGCGGCGAAAATGGCGGACGTGGCCTCCGAGGCGAAGCTTGACATCCTGCACGTGCACTACGCCGTGCCCCACGCCACCTGCGCCTTCCTGGCGCGGCACATGCTGCGCGACCGGGACGTCAAGGTCATCACGACCCTGCACGGCACCGATATCACCCTCGTGGGAAGCGACAAGTCCTTCTACCGGATCACCCGGTTCAGCATCGAGGAAAGCCAGGGGGTCACGGCGGTCTCCGAGTCCCTCAAGCGCGACACGCTGTCCCTCTTCGACATCGAAAAGGACATCCGGGTGATTCCCAATTTCGTCGACGTCGACCGATTCCGCCGGGGGGACGGCCACTGCGACATCAGCAATTTCGTCGACGATGACGAAAAGGTCATCGCGCACGTGTCGAATTTCCGGCCGGTCAAGCGCATCGGGGACATCATCCGCATGTACGCAGAGGTACGGCGCGAAATAAAGTGCAAGCTGTTGCTGGTGGGGGAAGGTCCGGAGCGCATCCCCATGCAGGAACTGGCCCGGGACCTGGGGCTTCAGGACGGCGTGGTTTTTATGGGAGAGCAGGAGGGGGTGGACCGGATTCTCTCCTGTTCGGACCTGTATCTGCTTCCCAGCGAACAGGAGAGCTTCGGACTGTCGGCCCTGGAGGCGATGAGCTGCGGCGTCCCGGTGATCGGCGCCAACGCCGGCGGCCTGCCGGAACTGGTGCGCCACGGGGAGACGGGCTATATCACCGAAGTGGGCGACATCCGGCAGATGGCCCGACACGCCACCGACCTGCTTGCGAACGACGGCTTACGAGAGGCGGTCGGCAGGCAGGCCCGGCAACGGGTGCTGGACAACTTCGCGGAAGAAGCCGTGGTCCCGCATTACGAAGCCTACTACGA encodes the following:
- the bshA gene encoding N-acetyl-alpha-D-glucosaminyl L-malate synthase BshA is translated as MNIGITCYPTYGGSGAIAAELGQALARKGHRVHFVSYSIPFRLQEYSQNISFHNVEVMPYPLFKYPPYTLALAAKMADVASEAKLDILHVHYAVPHATCAFLARHMLRDRDVKVITTLHGTDITLVGSDKSFYRITRFSIEESQGVTAVSESLKRDTLSLFDIEKDIRVIPNFVDVDRFRRGDGHCDISNFVDDDEKVIAHVSNFRPVKRIGDIIRMYAEVRREIKCKLLLVGEGPERIPMQELARDLGLQDGVVFMGEQEGVDRILSCSDLYLLPSEQESFGLSALEAMSCGVPVIGANAGGLPELVRHGETGYITEVGDIRQMARHATDLLANDGLREAVGRQARQRVLDNFAEEAVVPHYEAYYEEMLRG